The genomic region CAGGTCCTCGGTGAGGCTGGTGAGCCGGGTGGCCTCGCGGTCGATGCGGGCCATGGCTTCGTCCACATCGGACCGGTCCGGCATGCCGCCCATCCGGTACAGCTCGGTCGAGCCCTTGATGCCGAACAACGGCGTGCGCAGCTCGTGGCTCACGTCCGCGAGGAACGTCCGCATCCGCGCCTGGGCCGCCGCCCGGTCGGCGAACGCCTGTTCCAGCTGGCCCAGCATGGTGTTGAGCGAGGTCGCCAGGTGCCCGACCTCGGTGCTGGGCGGCGCGAGCACGGGCACCCGCCGGGTCAGGTCCCCGTCGGCGATGGCCGCGGCGGTGTGCTCGATCCGGCGCAACGGCCGCAGTCCCCGCCCCAGCGCGAACCAGCCGACCGCCGTCAGCAACGCCAGCACCGCCCACTCACCAGGCTCGTCGTGCGGAGCCGGGCGGTGGTGGCGTCGGCATCCAGAGACGCCGCGACGACGACCGTCCCGTCCCACCCGGTGGTCGGCCGGCCGGGCACGCCAGCGCGAACCGTCCGCGGCCCGCAGCACGACGGGTTCGCCGTCGGCACCGTGCGCAGCTCGCCCGGCCCGGGCAGGACCGCGCCGTCCACCCGGCTGGCCCGCAGATCGCCCACCACGGCGCCGTCCTCGTCCAGGTACACCAGATACGGTGCGCCGATCAGGCGCAGCGCCGGGTCGAGGAGGTCGGCGCGCGGGCTGGAACCCGCGGCGTCGAGCGGTCCCGTGGCGGGCACCCGCGAGAGGATCTCGCCGAGCGAGTGCAGCTGGCCGTCGACCCGGTCCAGCTGGTAGCGCTCCAGCTGGTCGGACACCACCGCGCCGACCAGGCCCAGCCCCGCGAGCAACAGGCCCGCGGTGAGCAGCAGCAGCCTGGTGCGCAGCGAGAGCCGGCTCAGCACGCGGGTTCCCGCAGCACGTACCCGACGCCGTGCACGGTGTGGATCAGCTTGGGTTCCCCGACGTCGACCTTGCGCCGCAGGTACGAGATGTAGGTGTCCACGATGCCCGCGTCGCCGCCGAAGTCGTAGCGCCACACCCGGTCGAGGATCTGCGCCTTGGACACCACCCGCCCGGCGTTCTCCATCAGGTACCGCAGCAACCGGAACTCGGTGGGGGAGACGCGGACCGGCTCGCCGTCCCTGGTCACGTGGTGGCCCCCCGGGTCCAGCACGAGCGGACCCGCGGTCAGCACGCCCTCCAGGTGCCCGGAGGTGCGCCGCAGGACCGCCCGGATCCGCGCGATCAGCTCCTCCAGGTCGAACGGCTTGGTCACGTAGTCGTCGGCCCCCAGTGACAGCCCGGTCACCTTGTCCGCCTTGCGGTCCCGCGCGGTGAGGAACAGCACGGGCACCGGCCCGCGCCGCCCCTGCGGAGCAGCACCAGGTCCGGCGGCTCCTCGGCGGCAGCCGCCACCGCCTCGGCCCCGGTCGTCGCGGACGTCACCCGGAACCCCGCGAAGCGCAGCGTCGCCGACAACAGCTCGCGGACCGTGGCCTCGTCGTCGACCACCAGCAGCGTCGTCACCCGACCCGGTTCTTCCACGCCGGCAACCATACGGAGACCAACCTGAGAAGCCCGCCGGCCAGCAGACCACCCGCGCACCCCACCGCCACCGCGGCCACCGGGTGCACCGCGGCCGACACGTCCAGCACCGTCAGCGAGAACCCGAACGCCTCCACACCGAGCCGCACCGACATCCGCGACACCCACCACGCCAGCAACCCGAGCGCCGCACCCGTTCCCGCACCCACCAACAGCACCTGGCGCACCGGCCGGCCACCCCGCCCGCGCGCCGCGAGGCCGAACAGGAGCAGCAGTGCCACCACCACGTCAGGCCCACCGGCGAGGGCGGCGTGACACCGTCGAGGGCGCACGCGAGCGCGCCGTCCGCGTGGAGCGTCCACGGCAGTCCGAACCCGAGCAGCACCGCCCCGAACACGACCGTCGGGAACAGCAGCAGGCCACCGCCCGCCACTGCCGGATCGCCTACCACGAGCGCCGCGACCAGGCCCACCGCGGCCAGCCCGGCGACCGTCCACAACGGACCGCGCAGGGCGAGCCGGAACCGGGCTGCCAACCAGCACGCGCCGACCACCGCGAGGGTGAAGCCGACCGCACCGAGCACCACCGGCCCGACCGGTGCGGAGAACGTGACGCCGAGCGAGCCGACGGACCCG from Lentzea guizhouensis harbors:
- a CDS encoding winged helix-turn-helix domain-containing protein; amino-acid sequence: MENAGRVVSKAQILDRVWRYDFGGDAGIVDTYISYLRRKVDVGEPKLIHTVHGVGYVLREPAC
- a CDS encoding response regulator, with product MVAGVEEPGRVTTLLVVDDEATVRELLSATLRFAGFRVTSATTGAEAVAAAAEEPPDLVLLRRGGAGRCPCCSSPRGTARRTR